Genomic segment of Halopelagius inordinatus:
ATACGGGTATCTCGGGTCGGTCGATTCACGACACCGACGAGGAAGCGGAGGGAGACGACGGCCAGCAGTTCGCGCCCGTCCACAACAGTCTGTTTTCGGGGTGACGCCGTCGTTCTGCTCCTCGCGGCGGTGCTGACCCCCGACGACCGGCCGAGTTCTCGCCTCCGACCCGAAGGAATTTGTCCGTCTCGGACGACGACTCGGGTATGTCTACGCTCCGACTCGCCGGTCGAATCGCGGCGCTCGCGGCCGCGGTACCGGCTTACTACGTCGCGTACATCTTGCTCGCGGAGACTGTCCCCGCCGACGCCGTTCTCGCCGCGGGCGGCGCGTCCCTCGTCGTCGCTCTCGGTGCGACGTACGTGGCCCTCATCCCCGACGGACTGGGCGCACGAACCGTCGGCGTCTCGTTCGGCGGCCTGTTGCTCGTCGTCGCCGTCGTCACCCTCGCCGCACCGCTTTTCACGACGCTCACCCGATTCGGACTCGGACTCGGCGTCGGCGCGGTGGGTCTCGTTCTCCTGTTTGCGGGCGCGTCCGTCGCGGAGACGCACGCCGTCTGAGTGCGAATTTCCGTCGTATCGACGGACGACCGAACTGATTTCGCGGCGAGAGTCGATTGCTCGCGGACCCCGGCGTATTTTGTAACGACGGGGGTATTTACCACGGGGTAAGACTAACCAGTTCGGTATGTCAGACGGGAACGACGAGGAGAGGACGCTCGGATTCGACACGCGAAGTCTGCACGCCGGACAGGAACCCGACTCGGCGACGGGCGCGCGCGCACCGCCAATCTACCAGACCACGTCGTACGTCTTCGACGACGCCGACGACGCGGCCAGCCAGTTCGCCTTAGAGAGCGAGGGCTACATCTACTCGCGGTTGATGAACCCGACCATCGCGATGCTGCAAGAACGCCTCGCCTCTCTCGAAGGCGGTATCGGCGCGGCGGCGACGGCGTCGGGGATGGCGGCGTTCGACCTGGCGAACTTCCTGCTCGCGTCGGCGGGCGACAACGTCGTCTCCGCGTCGTCGCTGTACGGCGGGACGTACACCTACCTGACCCACACCGTCGAACGGCGCGGCGTGACGACGAAGTTCGTCGATACGCTCGACTACGACGCCTACGAGGAGGCCATCGACGACGACACCGCCTACGTCCACCTCGAAACCATCGGGAACCCCGCGTTGGTGACGCCGGACATAGAGCGAATCGCCGACATCGCCCACGACAACGGCGTCCCCCTGTTCGTCGACAACACCTTCGCGACGCCGTATCTCTGCCGACCCATCGAACACGGCGCGGACCTCGTGTGGAACTCCACGACGAAGTGGATTCACGGCGCGGGGACGACCATCGGCGGCGTCCTCGTCGACGGCGGGACGTTCCCGTGGGCCGACCACGCCGAGAAGTATCCCGAGATAGCGCAGGACAACCCCGCCTACCACGGCGTGAACTTCTCCGAACGGTTCGGCGACGCGGCGTTCACCTACGCCGCCATCGCCCGCGGACTGCGGGACTTGGGCAACGCCCAGTCGCCGTTCGACGCGTGGACGACGATAGAGAAACTGGAATCGCTCCCGATGCGGATGGACCGCCACTGCGAGAACGCACAGACCGTCGCGGAGTTCTTAGACGACCACGACGCCGTCTCGTGGGTCAACTACCCCGGCTTGGAGAGCCACGAGACGCACGAGGAGGCCTCGAAGTACTTAGACGGGGGCTACGGCGGCATGATAACGTTCGGTCTGGCGGAAGGATACGAGGCGGCGAAGGCGACGGTCAACAACGTGGAACTCGCGTCGCTACTGGCGAACGTCGGCGACGCGAAGACGCTCGTCATCCACCCCGCCTCGACGACGCACCAGCAACTCACAGAAGACGAACAGGCTGCGGCGGGCGTCACGCCCGACATGGTCCGTCTCTCTGTCGGTATCGAGGACGCCGACGACATCGTCGCCGACTTGCGGCAGGCCATCGAGTCGGCGTCGAACTGAGGGTAGCGGGTGATTTAACGCACCCGCCCGCGCAGTCAGACCGTGGTCGATTCGCTCCTCGTAGTCGGACTCGTCGTCGCGGCGTTCGTCGGATTCAACATCGGCGGGTCGAACACCGGCGTCGCCTTCGGTCCCGCCGTCGGCAGCGGTACCGTCTCCAAAGTCGGGGCCGGCGTTCTCATGGGGATTTTCGCCCTCCTCGGCGGGTGGACCGTCGGGCGCAGAGTGGTCACGACGCTCGGTTCCGACCTCGTCACGGGCGACCCCTTCTCGGCGACGGCGAGCGTCGTCGTCCTGCTTTTCGTCGGGTTCGCCCTGTTCGCCTCGAACGTCTTCGGCGTCCCCGCATCCACCTCGATGACCGCTGTCGGGGCCGTCGCCGGATACGGGGTGGCGACCGACCGTCTCGCGGTCGATTTGGCGATGGAGATCGTCTCGTGGTGGTTAGTCGCGCCAATCCTCGGCTTCTGGGTCAGCGCCGTCGTCGGACGCTACTGGTACGACGACGTCGCCGCGTGGGTCGCAATCGACCGCTCCGAGGGCGGCCTCCTTCGTCTCCGCCGCGACGGCCTCGTCCCGCGACCCGCACTCGCCGAGGGGAC
This window contains:
- a CDS encoding O-acetylhomoserine aminocarboxypropyltransferase/cysteine synthase family protein, which translates into the protein MSDGNDEERTLGFDTRSLHAGQEPDSATGARAPPIYQTTSYVFDDADDAASQFALESEGYIYSRLMNPTIAMLQERLASLEGGIGAAATASGMAAFDLANFLLASAGDNVVSASSLYGGTYTYLTHTVERRGVTTKFVDTLDYDAYEEAIDDDTAYVHLETIGNPALVTPDIERIADIAHDNGVPLFVDNTFATPYLCRPIEHGADLVWNSTTKWIHGAGTTIGGVLVDGGTFPWADHAEKYPEIAQDNPAYHGVNFSERFGDAAFTYAAIARGLRDLGNAQSPFDAWTTIEKLESLPMRMDRHCENAQTVAEFLDDHDAVSWVNYPGLESHETHEEASKYLDGGYGGMITFGLAEGYEAAKATVNNVELASLLANVGDAKTLVIHPASTTHQQLTEDEQAAAGVTPDMVRLSVGIEDADDIVADLRQAIESASN